A window of Armatimonadota bacterium contains these coding sequences:
- a CDS encoding EVE domain-containing protein, whose product MAYWLLKSEPDEWSWDDQVRAGTDVWDGVTNPQAVGNLKRMRRGDLAFFYHTGGERRIVGIVEVVREAHPDPDDHTGRRVVVSVRAVRPLPRPVTLAEIKADSELAHLALVRQPRLSVVPLDAASWRRILQLASRPVC is encoded by the coding sequence ATGGCGTACTGGCTGCTGAAAAGCGAGCCGGACGAGTGGTCGTGGGACGACCAGGTCCGGGCCGGGACCGACGTCTGGGACGGGGTGACGAACCCCCAGGCGGTGGGCAACCTCAAGAGGATGCGGCGGGGCGATCTTGCGTTCTTCTACCACACGGGAGGCGAACGACGCATCGTCGGCATCGTCGAGGTGGTAAGGGAGGCGCACCCCGACCCTGACGACCACACCGGCCGCCGCGTCGTCGTGAGCGTGCGGGCCGTGCGGCCCCTTCCCCGTCCGGTGACGCTGGCCGAGATCAAGGCGGACTCCGAGCTGGCCCACCTGGCGCTCGTCCGCCAGCCGCGCCTGTCCGTCGTGCCCCTGGATGCCGCCTCCTGGAGACGGATCCTCCAGTTGGCCTCCCGCCCGGTGTGCTGA